The genomic window GGAAGGAAAAACGACACTTATGTCATCTAAAAAATTACCTAATGACCCTGCTGGTTGGATAGACTTAAAACGAATGGTATAGTTTATTCCTAAATCATCAGGTAAAACATACTCTAAGCTGTAATACCCCCAAGAATCTATACCATCTGAAAACGCACCTAAGTTTGTGTAAGGACCACCAATGGGACCAATTTCAACCTCCATTATGTCGTCTGCGCTAGAATTTCTTCCTCTATGAGCAAAAGAAAGTATTACTGAAGAACCTGGAATTATTTCAAAATTTTGAAATAATGTAGATTGCATATTGGCATTTAATTCTATAAATTGATTTCCTGAATAGGCGGCAATTCCATTCATTTCATCACCCCAAACTTCAATTTGAGAATCACTGGCGGTAGTTTCCCAACAAGGAACAGTGTCTTGATGTACAATACTATAACTTCCAAGTATACCTAATTGATTCTCTTCAAAATCCGTATTACACAAGTAATTATCCTTACTGATAGATACGCTATAATCCCCTTCAATAGATGTAGAAAAACTCTGAACATTACCAGGATTACTTACACCTTCTGGAACAATCCAAGTATAAGAATAGAAACCCGCAGGTGATGGTGTTGCAACTAGTGTCGCTATTCCACTAGAGCATATAATTTCACTATTTACAGCAACGCTAAACGGAATCGTATTCACCGAGATCGTCATGGTTTGATTGATTGCACAGGCCTCTGAATCATCTGGTGTAAAAGTATAGGTAGTTGTTTCCGTATTGTTGATTGCTGGAGACCAGATTCCTGTTACTCCGTTGTTCGATGTAGTCGGCAATGCTCCTAAGGTTTCCCCATTAAAAATAGCAGCTACTTGCGTGAACGTTGGTATTACATTTGGATTCACGGCAATTGTCATATTTACAGTCGCAGCACATTGGCCTGCATCTGGAGTGAAAGCATAAGTGGTGGTGGCTGTAGTATCCAAAGACGGTGACCAAGTTCCAGTAATGCCATTATTCGATGTGGTTAGCAGTTCACTTAAAGCGTCTCCGGAACAAATCGCTGGAACTTGCGTGAACGTTGGCGTTACATTTGGATTCACGGCAATTGTCATATTTACAGTCGCAGCACATTGGCCTGCATCTGGAGTGAAAGCATAACTGGTGGTGGCTGTAGTATCCAAAGACGGTGACCAAGTTCCAGTAATCCCATTGTTCGATGTGGTTAGTAAATCACTTAAAGTGTCTCCAAAACAAATCGCTGGAACTTGCGTGAACGTTGGTGTTACATTTGGATTCACGGTAATAGTCATATTTACCGCCGTAGCACATTGGCCTGCATCTGGAGTGAAAGCATAAGTGGTGGTGGCTGTAGTATCCAAAGACGGTGACCAAGTTCCAGTAATCCCATTGTTCGATGTGGTTAGTAAATCACTTAAAGTGTCTCCAGAACAAATCGCTGGAACTTGCGTGAACGTTGGTGTTATATTTGGATTCACCTCAATATTAGTGCTTTGAGAACAACCGAAACCTGAAGCATCGAAATGAGAATAAGTAACAGTGACAGCAGTTCCACCTAATCCTGACGGATTAAAACTTGCTGTTCCGTCACCATTATCAACTATACCACTACCAGTCCAACTACCAAAACTATCAGTTGGGGTTCCTGTAAGTGTAATACTACTACTTTCGCATAATGGACCGTACGAACCCGTATCAGTATTTGGATTGTCAAAAGAAAAACAAGCACTGTCAAAATTAGAGTGGTTTCCCATACTAATATTAAATCTATAGTTACCTGCCGGTAATACAGCATCCCCTGAAGCTAAATACCATATATTAGCAGTAGATGGCATATTTAACTGGTTTGAACTAGCAACAATATCGGTGGTATTATCGCTATTAACGCGTAATATATCAATTCTCCCTGTAGAAGTCAGCCCATCACGAACGGAAAAATAACCAGAAAAGAATACTTGTGTATTGCACTGAAAGTCAAATTCTTGATAAAAATCTGCTGACCCAGCAACAATATCTAAATATTGAACGCCCTCTTGTGCACTTATTGGACCACCTTGACCTGCAACGCCATTAACTTTTACAAAATTTGGAGCTGATCCAACTCCATTCCAACCATTTATTGGCCATGTTAGGAAATTATTTCCAATATTAGTTACTGAAGGCACTTCAAAAGAGGGGTTAACTAGTTGATTTCCTGAGGATCCTTCACATAAGGATGTTGACAAGCCCCTTTCAAAAGTAGCTGCTCCAGCTGGGCCAACAACTTGTATGGAAATGGTTTGACTGAATCCCGATAGACTAATCAGCAAAAAAGCTAAAATAAAATGACGCATTGTTAAATTGGTTAATGCAAATTTAGTGAATTGTTTATAAAGTATGAAATCGATCGGAAAGAGCTTACTTGTCCTAAAAACATTACTGATTCTAGTAAGGTTTTTTGACTCAGGCATTCGATAGTTCGGACTTTTTATATGGATTGAATGATATAAGCTCAAAAAAAACACCAAGAATAAAGTGTGATCTAGAGGGGATTAGCTGCGCTGATCCCACAAAGCTCCGCTTTGAAAATAGTACAAACAAAAAAACGCTCAAGCAAGCTTTTTTAGAACTTCTTTGTTTCAACTAATTAGCGAATTAAAAAGGAGTAGCTGCGCTGATCCCACAAAGCTCCGCTTTGAAAATAGTACAAACAAAAAAACGCTCAAGCAAGCTTTTTTAGAACTTCTTTGTTTCAACTAATTAGCGAATTAAAAAGGAGTAGCTGCGCTGATCCCACAAAGCTCCGCTTTGAAAATAGTACAAACAAAAAAACGCTCAAGCAAGCTTGGCGTTTTTTCTTATTGTACTATTTATTCGTGACCCAGAAGGGATTCGAACCCCCAACCGTCAGAGCCGAAATCTGATATTCTATCCAGTTGAACTACTGGGCCATTGTATTTAAGACAACTTAGCTTTCACTAAAGTTGATATTGTTTTGCCATCGGTTTTACCTGCGAGGGTTTTACTCACCACACCCATCACACGTCCCATGTCTTTCATTCCAGAAGCGCCTAAAGATGCAATGGTATCTACCACTACTTTTTCAACTTCAGATTCGTCTAACATTTGCGGTAAAAATTGACTGATGACTTCGACTTCTGCCAATTCAGGTTCTGCCAAATCTAAACGATTTTGCTCTGTAAATATCGCCGCACTGTCCTTACGTTGTTTGACTAATTTTTGTAATAATTTAAACTCGTCTTCTTCATTCATCTCCGCATCAGCACCACTCGTACGGGCTAATAAAATAGCGGATTTAATGGATCTTAATGCCGTAAGGGCTACGGTATCCTTGGATTTCATAGCGGCCTTAAGCGCGGTCATAACTGAATCTTGTAAGCTCATAAGATGGACATTTAATTAGAATGCGAATATAACAAAAACAACGATTCTTATTCTTAAAAAATAAAAAAACCTGAGAAATGAATTCATCTCTCAGGATTTAAATTTTAATATCGATTGGTATTAATCGACGTTATCGTGTAAATACGAATTATTAGATCGCAACTGTACCTCATCATTGTCATCAAGACCTATGGTGGTTCTGGAAGACTGTTCATCTGATGAATGTTCCACATCTTTCAAATTGACGCCCTGACGTTTATAAGCAGGCTCTTTTTCAATTTCCTCAATTTTAGAGGTGTTAAATTTATAATTAAAAGCCTTCATTTTTTGACGCCTTTCATCCGCTCTCTCTCTGAGTGTGATTGAAATAGGACTGTCATAAGGATCTGAGGTTTCTTCTGTTTCCGATGTGACCGAGCGTTCTTTGACCGTCACTTTAGTAAAAGTCATTTCTTCATCAACTTCCACTTCTACCGTTGGTTTTGCACCTTCATATTTTTGATCGGTTTGTTCTAAAACAATATGATCGTCCAATACATAACGCGTCTCCCCTTCTTCATTCGCCTCCGTTACA from Formosa sp. Hel1_33_131 includes these protein-coding regions:
- a CDS encoding GatB/YqeY domain-containing protein produces the protein MSLQDSVMTALKAAMKSKDTVALTALRSIKSAILLARTSGADAEMNEEDEFKLLQKLVKQRKDSAAIFTEQNRLDLAEPELAEVEVISQFLPQMLDESEVEKVVVDTIASLGASGMKDMGRVMGVVSKTLAGKTDGKTISTLVKAKLS